In a genomic window of Gouania willdenowi chromosome 11, fGouWil2.1, whole genome shotgun sequence:
- the LOC114471995 gene encoding SNF-related serine/threonine-protein kinase-like, giving the protein MAGLKRHHDGKIAGLYDLDKTLGRGHFAVVKLARHVFTGEKVAVKVIDKTKLDPVARGHLFQEVRCMKMVQHPNVVRLYEVIDTATKLYLILELGDGGDMYDCIMKHEGGLSEEVAKCYFAQIVHAISYCHRLHVVHRDLKPENVVFFEKQGIVKLTDFGFSNRFQPGKTLNTSCGSLAYSAPEILLGDAYDAPAVDIWSLGVILFMLVCGQPPFQEANDSETLTMIMDCKYTVPAHISHDCTDLIGRMLQRDPQKRATLEQIECHKWLQGVDPSPATKLSTPLVSHRSLSEEEHGSIIQRMVRGGIADRDTVTEALESNQYNHITATYFLLAERMLRDRQEKELHSQTRSPSPSKAQFRQSWPTRVDVHQDVSDGLGGPAISHPGGPQSPARSAESLHKGPRPKTALLDVSQRQDTHTTARQLLATRHNQEKGIRPPAKPHSNPLRLGSLALAVPCKPCGPSLFSVDEDEEDEGAENKCLPPFTLPAQVVFRCKGSSVGNRLTSRRSAPVLNQIHEEVKEEDEEEEEEECREGCGFSLPKPSLSLNLDSRIPSPSSLMSSPKTVDVMAPVAKITPSSETSDNDKERDGKHHTPSIERLGDERKEEKGGSGQGSPSNCASPGSAQGKGSAKAASGLVESLKLMSLCLSSQFHNLTGGGGAGSGGVSGGVGGSAGVVGDTQDRPMWRMCMGGSTGSLDTVSLLGGPSPRVNLQHQPLLGEALGDPLVEGHCSGTLRVAELDLARENHRNMKNRVLQMPLSDKTLSVNIHRSPKEGLLCTPTPHSCCQVI; this is encoded by the exons ATGGCGGGGCTGAAACGTCACCACGATGGGAAAATAGCTGGACTTTACGACCTGGACAAGACGCTCGGCCGAGGACATTTCGCCGTGGTCAAGTTGGCTCGCCATGTGTTCACAGGGGAAAAG GTTGCAGTGAAAGTGATTGATAAAACCAAGCTGGACCCGGTGGCACGGGGTCACCTTTTTCAAGAAGTGCGATGCATGAAGATGGTGCAGCATCCCAACGTGGTGCGTCTCTACGAGGTCATCGACACGGCAACCAAGCTCTACCTCATCCTGGAGCTAGGAGACGGAGGCGACATGTATGACTGCATCATGAAGCACGAGGGAGGCCTGAGTGAAGAG GTGGCTAAGTGTTACTTTGCCCAAATCGTCCACGCCATCTCTTACTGCCACCGGCTGCACGTGGTGCACAGAGACCTGAAGCCGGAGAACGTGGTGTTCTTTGAGAAGCAGGGCATCGTCAAACTCACCGACTTTGGCTTCAGCAACAGGTTTCAGCCCGGGAAGACACTCAACACCTCATGCGGCTCGCTGGCCTACTCTGCTCCTGAGATATTGCTGGGTGACGCGTACGACGCCCCCGCCGTAG ATATCTGGAGTCTGGGGGTGATCCTCTTCATGCTGGTCTGCGGTCAGCCCCCATTTCAGGAGGCTAACGACAGCGAGACGCTCACTATGATCATGGACTGCAAATACACAGTGCCGGCACACATCTCCCATGACTGCACAGA CCTCATTGGCCGGATGCTGCAGAGGGACCCTCAGAAACGAGCCACTCTGGAGCAGATCGAGTGCCACAAGTGGCTCCAGGGCGTGGACCCCTCCCCCGCCACCAAGCTGTCCACTCCTCTGGTCTCCCATCGCAGCCTGTCAGAGGAAGAGCACGGCTCCATCATCCAACGCATGGTGCGGGGGGGCATCGCCGACAGAGACACAGTCACAGA AGCTTTGGAGTCGAACCAGTACAACCACATCACGGCCACTTACTTCCTACTGGCTGAGAGGATGCTGAGGGacagacaggagaaggagctGCACAGCCAGACACGATCGCCCAGTCCCAGCAAGGCCCAgttcag GCAGTCTTGGCCCACCAGAGTGGACGTTCACCAGGATGTCAGTGATGGATTGGGCGGTCCAGCTATATCTCACCCGGGGGGACCCCAGTCCCCTGCTCGCAGTGCTGAGAGCCTCCACAAAGGCCCCAGGCCCAAAACGGCTCTGCTGGATGTCAGTCAACGCCAGGATACCCACACTACAGCACGGCAGTTATTGGCCACCCGACATAACCAGGAGAAAGGGATCAGGCCTCCAGCCAAGCCCCATTCCAACCCCCTCAGGCTGGGCTCCTTGGCCTTGGCCGTCCCCTGCAAACCTTGTGGTCCAAGCCTGTTCAGCGTGGAcgaggatgaggaggatgaaggGGCGGAGAACAAATGTTTGCCCCCGTTTACACTTCCTGCTCAAGTTGTGTTTCGTTGCAAAGGATCTTCTGTCGGTAATCGTCTAACATCTAGAAGGAGTGCTCCAGTTCTTAACCAGATCCATGAGGAGGTCAAAGAggaagacgaggaggaggaggaggaggagtgcaGGGAGGGGTGTGGATTCAGTCTTCCCAAACCTAGCCTCAGTCTCAACCTGGACTCTAGAATACCTTCCCCCTCATCGCTAATGTCTTCACCTAAAACTGTTGATGTGATGGCACCAGTGGCCAAGATAACTCCCAGCTCAGAGACGAGCGACAATGACAAAGAGAGAGACGGTAAGCATCACACACCAAGTATAGAAAGACTGGGCGATGAAcgaaaagaggaaaaaggaggGTCAGGTCAGGGGAGTCCTTCCAACTGTGCCAGTCCCGGGTCGGCCCAAGGAAAGGGCTCGGCCAAGGCTGCTAGTGGGCTGGTGGAGAGCCTGAAGCTCATGAGCCTGTGTCTGAGCTCTCAGTTCCACAACCTgacaggagggggaggggctgggAGCGGGGGCGTCAGTGGGGGTGTGGGTGGCAGTGCGGGTGTTGTCGGGGACACCCAAGACCGTCCCATGTGGAGGATGTGCATGGGTGGGTCCACCGGCAGCCTGGACACAGTGTCCCTGTTGGGCGGCCCCTCCCCCAGAGTCAACCTCCAGCACCAGCCCCTGCTGGGGGAAGCTCTGGGGGACCCACTGGTGGAGGGCCACTGCTCGGGCACCCTGAGGGTGGCAGAGCTGGATCTGGCCCGGGAGAACCACAGAAACATGAAAAACCGCGTTCTCCAAATGCCTCTGAGTGACAAGACTCTATCTGTGAACATTCACCGGAGCCCAAAGGAGGGTCTGCTGTGCACGCCAACACCTCACAGCTGCTGTCAGGTCATCTAA